One Nocardia huaxiensis genomic window, GTCGCGATGCGGAATGCGCCGGTCGAGGACGATATTCCGCTGCCGGACGGGCCGGACCTTCCGGACGACCCCGGGCCTGTTGACTACTCGCCAGTAGGTTATGACGGCGTTCCACCTGCGTCTACGGAGGAGGAAGAGCGGGAGATGTTGGCGCAGGCGGCCGAGCCGGTGGCGCCCGGAGACCGCCGCGACCCGGATGAGGTGGCCTTGGAACTGCTGAAGCAGGAATTGGGTGCGACGCCTCTGGAGGGTTGACAGCTACCCTGTGAGGCACATTAAGTTAACCGGAGTTCGCATCGAGCGGTACTATGATCGGGTGGCCGTGAGTATCGGTTCGGCGAAGTTCTAAGGTATGCCCAGGCGTACGGGCTGCCTGGAGGTCGCCGATCCGTGCCAGGTGCTGTTTTACAGCGTCAAAGACGGTCGGTCGTGAGGCCGGGCGGCGAGGACATGGCTACATGGGCTGACCGCACAACGCGGTGTCGGCGCACCTAAGAGAGGACAACTCCGATATGACCACAGAGGCCTACATTTACGAGGCCATCCGCACTCCGCGGGGCAAGAACCGTGGTGGCTCGCTGCATTCGGTCAAGCCGATCGACCTGACCACCGGCCTGGTCGAGGAGCTGCGGAATCGGTACCCGAACCTGGACGAGGACCGCATCTCGGACATCATCCTCGGCTGCGTGTCGCCGGTCGCCGACCAGGGCGCCGACATCGCCCGCACCACCGTCCTCGCCGCGGGCCTGCCCGACACCGTCGGCGGCGTGCAGATCAACCGCTTCTGCGCTTCCGGCCTGGAGGCCGTGAACCTGGCGGCCCAGAAGGTCCGCTCCGGCTTCGAGGACCTGGTCCTGGCCGGCGGCGTGGAGTCCATGTCCCGCGTGCCGATGGGCTCCGACGGCGGCGCCATGTTCATGGACCCGGCCACCGCGTACCCGAACTACATTGTCCCGCAGGGCATCTCGGCCGACCTCATCGCCACCATCGAGGGTTTCTCGCGCGACGACGTCGACGCCTACGCCGTCCGCTCGCAGGAGCTGGCCGCCAACGCCTGGAACAACGGCTACTTCAAGAACTCCGTCGTCGCGGTCAAGGACATCAACGGCCTGACCATCCTCGACAACGACGAGCACATGCGCCCCGGCACCACCGCCGCCGACCTCGCCAAGCTGAAGCCCGCCTTCGCCGGCATCGGTGAGATGGGTGGCTTCGACGCCGTCGCCATGCAGCGCTACACCTACGTCGAGAAGATCGACCACGTGCACCACGGCGGCAACTCCTCCGGCATCGTCGACGGCGCCGCGCTGGTGCTCGTCGGCTCCGAAGAGGCCGGCAAGGCCTCGGGCCTGACCCCGCGCGCCCGCGTCGTCGCCACCGGCATCTCCGGCGCCGACGCCACCATCATGCTGACCGGCCCGACCCCGGCCGCGGAGAAGGCTCTCGCCAAGGCGGGCCTGAAGCGTGAAGACATCGACATCTACGAGATCAACGAGGCCTTCGCCTCCGTCGTGCTGAAGTTCCAGAAGGACCTGCAGATCCCCGACGAGAAGCTGAACGTCAACGGTGGCGCCATCGCCATGGGCCACCCGCTGGGCGCCACCGGCGCCATGATCACCGGCACCGTCATCGACGAGCTGCACCGTCGCAACGCGCGCTACGGCCTGATCACCCTGTGCATCGGCGGCGGCATGGGTGTCGCCACCATCATCGAGCGCGTCTGACGCCCACCCGAGACTTTTCAGGAGAACGAAACACAATGACTGAGAACATGATCGGCTGGGAAAAGGACGCCGACGGCATCGTCGTGCTGACCATGGACGACCCCAACCAGGGCGCCAACACCATGAACCAGCTCTACAAGGACTCCATGCGGGCCACCGTGGACCGCCTGGTCGCCGAGAAGGACGACATCACCGGTGTCGTCATCACCTCCGCGAAGAAGACCTTCTTCGCCGGCGGTGACCTCAAGAACATGATGCAGACCACGAAGGCCGACGCCCCGGCCATCATGGAGGAGCTCACCTTCATCAAGAGCGACCTGCGTCGTCTCGAGCAGCTGGGCAAGCCGGTCGTCGCGGCCATCAACGGCGCGGCCCTCGGCGGCGGCCTGGAGATCGCGCTGGCCACCCACTACCGCATCGCCGCCGACGTCAAGGGCGTGCAGATCGGTCTGCCCGAGGTGCAGCTGGGCCTGCTCCCGGCTGGCGGCGGTGTCACCCGCGTGACCCGCATGCTCGGCATCGCGAACGGCCTGATGGGTGTCCTGCTGCAGGGCAACAAGTTCAACGCGCAGAAGGCCAAGGCCACCGGTCTGGTCAACGAGGTCGTCGGTTCCGTCGAGGAGCTCGTCCCGGCCGCCAAGGCGTGGATCAAGGCCAACCCGGACAAGGGCGTGCAGCCGTGGGACGTCAAGGGATTCAAGATCCCGGGCGGCACCCCGACCACCCCGGCGCTGGCCGCCAACCTCCCGGCGTTCCCGGCCAACCTGCGCAAGCAGACCAAGGGCCAGAACATGCCGGCCCCGCTGGCCATCATGTCGGCCGCGGTCGAGGGCGCGCAGGTCGATTTCGACTCCGCGTCGCTGATCGAGTCCCGCTACTTCGTGTCCCTGCTGACCGGTCCGGTCGCCAAGAACATGATCCAGGCGTTCTTCTTCGACCTGCAGCACATCAACGGCGGCGGCTCGCGTCCGAAGGACGTGCCGAAGCGTGAGATCAAGAAGGTCGGCGTGATCGGCGCGGGCATGATGGGCGCGGGCATCGCGTACGTCACCGCCAAGGCCGGCATCGACGTCGTCCTGAAGGACGTCACCATCGAGGCCGCCAACAAGGGCAAGGACTACTCGGTCAAGCTCGAGGAGAAGGCGCTCTCGCGTGGCAAGACCACCGCGGAGAAGTCCGAGGCGCTGCTGGCTCGCATCACCCCCACCGCCGATCCGAAGGATTTCGCGGGCGTGGACTTCGTGATCGAGGCCGTCTTCGAGAAGCCGGAGCTCAAGAACGCGGTCTTCCAGGAGATCGAGGACATCGTGGACGCCGACGCGCTGCTCGGCTCCAACACCTCGACCCTGCCGATCACCCTGCTGGCCAATGGCGTGAAGCGGGCCGAGGACTTCATCGGCATCCACTTCTTCTCGCCGGTCGACAAGATGCCGCTGGTCGAGATCATCAAGGGCGAGAAGACCTCCGACGAGGCGCTGGCCCGCGTGTACGACTACACGCTGGCCATCAAGAAGACCCCGATCGTGGTGAACGACTCGCGTGGCTTCTACACCTCGCGCGTCATCGGCAAGTTCATCAACGAGGCCATCAAGATGCTCGACGAGGGCATCGACCCGCAGACCATCGAGCAGGCCGGTCTGCAGGCGGGCTACCCGGCGGCGCCGCTGAAGCTGTCGGACGAGCTGAACTTCACCACCATGCAGAAGATCTACAAGGAGACCGCCGAGGCGATCGTCGAGGCGGGTGGCTCGATCGACGCCGCTTCCGGCGCGACCGCGGCGATCCTGGACAAGCTGGTGGGCGAGTTCGACCGCAAGGGCAAGGCCGGCGGCGCGGGCTTCTACGAGTACGTGGACGGCAAGGCCACCAACCTGTGGCCCGAGCTGCGCACCCTGTTCAAGACCTCGACCGAGCTGCCGGAAGGCGTCACCTTCCAGGATCTCAAGGACCGCATGCTGTTCGCGGAGGCCATCGAGACCCAGAAGTGCTTCGACGAGAACGTGCTGACCTCGACCGCCGACGCCAACATCGGCTCGATCTTCGGCATCGGTTTCCCGGCCTGGACCGGTGGCACCCACCAGTTCATCGTCGGCTACCCGGGCGGCCAGGAGGCCTTCGTGGCCCGCGCCGACGAGCTCGCCGCCAAGTTCGGCGAGCGCTTCGAGGTGCCCGCCTCGCTGCGCAAGTAACAACACAGCTGCGGGCGCAAATGCGCCACTGACGCAGTGAATTAACCGGCCCGGATCGCGATTGTCGCGGTCCGGGCCGTGTTGTGTGCGCGGACGCTTGGATGCGTCCGCCGGTGTTATTCATAGCTGTGCCGAATCGTCCACCGAATATGTGCAGACCGCGCTACGTTTGGAAATATGCGCGGGTAGAACACCGGAAACGCCCGTACGTTCGGTACGCGCTCGTTCCAGTTCGAGGTGGCCAGAGATGAATCCACATGCGCGCCCGGGAGGCCCCCGGAGTGACACAGCTCGAGCCGACAACGCGACGCAGGCATATATCCCCGTGAACATCACCGACGAGCTCGAGGCCATGGGCCTGTTCGATGCCGAGGAGATCGGGCGGGGCGGATTCGGCGTCGTATACCGCTGTGCGCAAAGGGCACTGGATCGGATCGTAGCCGTGAAGGTGTTGTCTTCGGAGATAGACGAGGAAAGCCGGGAACGGTTCCTGCGCGAGGAGCAGGCCATGGGCCGGCTGTCCGGGCATCCGAACATCGTGGACATCCTGCAGGTGGATGTGACGCCCACGGGACAGCCCTACATCGTCATGCCGTATGCCACGCACGGTTCGCTGGAACAGCTGGTGCGCGAGAACGGTCCGCTCACCTGGTCGGATTCGCTGCGGGTGGGGGTGAAGCTGGCGGGGGCCATCGAGAGCGCGCACCGGGCCCAGGTGCTGCATCGCGACGTCAAGCCCGCGAACGTGCTGTTGAGCCGGTACGGGGAACCGCAGCTCACCGATTTCGGCATCGCGCGCATTCCGGGCGGCTTCCGGACCTCGACGGCCCTGATCACCGGCTCACCGGCCTTCACCGCCCCGGAGGTCCTCAAGGGTGACGAACCGACGGTGCGCTCGGATGTGTACGGTCTCGGGTCCACGATTTTCGCCTTGCTCACCGGACACGCCGCCTATGAGCGGCAGGTGGGGGAGAAGATCGTCTCCCAGTTCCTGCGCATCACCAGTCAGCCGCTGCCCGATCTGCGCGAGCGCGAGATCCCCGACGATGTGGCCGCCGCCATCGAGGCGGCCATGGCGCCCGAGCCGCGCGATCGGCCCGGCAGCGCGGTGGAATTCGGGGAGCTGCTGCGCACGGTGCAGGCCGACCACGGGCAGGTGCCCGACGAAATGGCGCTGCTCGACGCCGAAGTCGCGGGCGATGATGCGGATTCCGATGCCGCCCGGCGGAATTCGCGCCAGCGCACCATCGTCACCGCGCCGCGCACCCGGTCGCTGACGCTGCGGCCCTCCGGCCCGTCGACCGGCGGGTTCCCGCCCATGTCGGGAAATACGCTGCCGCCCACGGCCGCGACGAAATTTCGCCCGCCCACCCCCGCGCGGGAACCGGTGGTGCGTCCGCGGCTGCTGGAGCCGCTGCGCGCGGGCGGTCGCAGGCGGTTGGCGGTGGTGCACGGTCCGGCCGGTTTCGGGAAG contains:
- a CDS encoding acetyl-CoA C-acetyltransferase; amino-acid sequence: MTTEAYIYEAIRTPRGKNRGGSLHSVKPIDLTTGLVEELRNRYPNLDEDRISDIILGCVSPVADQGADIARTTVLAAGLPDTVGGVQINRFCASGLEAVNLAAQKVRSGFEDLVLAGGVESMSRVPMGSDGGAMFMDPATAYPNYIVPQGISADLIATIEGFSRDDVDAYAVRSQELAANAWNNGYFKNSVVAVKDINGLTILDNDEHMRPGTTAADLAKLKPAFAGIGEMGGFDAVAMQRYTYVEKIDHVHHGGNSSGIVDGAALVLVGSEEAGKASGLTPRARVVATGISGADATIMLTGPTPAAEKALAKAGLKREDIDIYEINEAFASVVLKFQKDLQIPDEKLNVNGGAIAMGHPLGATGAMITGTVIDELHRRNARYGLITLCIGGGMGVATIIERV
- a CDS encoding 3-hydroxyacyl-CoA dehydrogenase NAD-binding domain-containing protein, whose protein sequence is MTENMIGWEKDADGIVVLTMDDPNQGANTMNQLYKDSMRATVDRLVAEKDDITGVVITSAKKTFFAGGDLKNMMQTTKADAPAIMEELTFIKSDLRRLEQLGKPVVAAINGAALGGGLEIALATHYRIAADVKGVQIGLPEVQLGLLPAGGGVTRVTRMLGIANGLMGVLLQGNKFNAQKAKATGLVNEVVGSVEELVPAAKAWIKANPDKGVQPWDVKGFKIPGGTPTTPALAANLPAFPANLRKQTKGQNMPAPLAIMSAAVEGAQVDFDSASLIESRYFVSLLTGPVAKNMIQAFFFDLQHINGGGSRPKDVPKREIKKVGVIGAGMMGAGIAYVTAKAGIDVVLKDVTIEAANKGKDYSVKLEEKALSRGKTTAEKSEALLARITPTADPKDFAGVDFVIEAVFEKPELKNAVFQEIEDIVDADALLGSNTSTLPITLLANGVKRAEDFIGIHFFSPVDKMPLVEIIKGEKTSDEALARVYDYTLAIKKTPIVVNDSRGFYTSRVIGKFINEAIKMLDEGIDPQTIEQAGLQAGYPAAPLKLSDELNFTTMQKIYKETAEAIVEAGGSIDAASGATAAILDKLVGEFDRKGKAGGAGFYEYVDGKATNLWPELRTLFKTSTELPEGVTFQDLKDRMLFAEAIETQKCFDENVLTSTADANIGSIFGIGFPAWTGGTHQFIVGYPGGQEAFVARADELAAKFGERFEVPASLRK